The proteins below come from a single Geobacillus thermoleovorans genomic window:
- a CDS encoding LCP family protein, giving the protein MNHTRKTVKKRKKKKRLRRLFLLVFLLLLGGVGAFGYNIYSETKQASSKIYQALDPSGKPARNIEMRKDPFTVLLVGVENQYHDEEGRSDVVMLLTVNPKTNKVYLLSIPRDTRVYIPSEGRKDKITHSYSHGGIQSTIAAVNELIDVPIDYYVTTDFDGFQKIVDSLGGVTVDVPFTFKAQLTGSLKWHTFHKGKQELNGNEALAYVRMRKSDPRGDFGRNERQKQVIRAIIDKSTSITSLPKLDDVIADLGDHVRTNIPPSDLLSFIYVYQKMKNADVENLHLKGYDETINGVYYYIPDEQSVSSINETLRQALETSNASLTRSDSPSTQSQN; this is encoded by the coding sequence ATGAATCATACAAGAAAAACGGTGAAAAAGCGAAAGAAAAAAAAGCGGCTCCGCCGATTATTTTTGCTCGTGTTTCTTCTTTTGCTCGGGGGTGTCGGCGCCTTTGGCTACAATATTTACTCCGAGACGAAACAGGCGTCAAGCAAAATTTATCAAGCGCTTGATCCATCAGGCAAGCCGGCAAGAAACATTGAGATGCGCAAAGACCCATTTACCGTTCTGTTAGTCGGAGTGGAAAACCAGTACCACGACGAGGAGGGGCGGTCTGATGTCGTCATGCTTTTGACCGTCAATCCGAAGACGAACAAAGTGTATTTGTTGAGCATTCCGCGCGACACGCGCGTTTACATCCCGAGCGAAGGGCGGAAAGACAAAATCACCCATTCTTACAGTCATGGCGGCATTCAATCGACAATTGCAGCCGTCAATGAGCTGATCGATGTACCGATTGACTATTACGTGACAACCGATTTTGACGGGTTCCAGAAAATTGTCGATTCCTTAGGCGGCGTCACGGTGGATGTTCCGTTCACATTCAAAGCCCAACTGACCGGCTCCCTCAAATGGCATACGTTCCATAAAGGCAAACAAGAGTTGAACGGCAATGAAGCGCTCGCCTATGTGCGCATGAGAAAATCGGACCCCCGCGGCGATTTTGGCCGAAACGAGCGGCAAAAACAAGTCATTCGCGCCATTATTGACAAAAGCACGTCCATCACCTCGCTGCCGAAGCTGGATGACGTCATCGCCGATTTAGGGGATCACGTGCGGACGAACATCCCTCCGTCCGATTTGTTGTCGTTCATCTATGTCTATCAAAAAATGAAAAACGCGGATGTAGAAAATTTGCATTTGAAAGGATACGACGAAACGATCAACGGCGTGTACTACTACATCCCCGACGAGCAATCGGTCAGCTCAATCAATGAAACGCTGCGGCAAGCGCTCGAGACGTCCAACGCCTCCCTCACGCGCAGCGATTCACCATCCACACAAAGCCAAAATTAA
- a CDS encoding SH3 domain-containing protein, protein MKKTLLSVLLATCPLWPSAALAADGSPSSSSPTLMVAEHNALLRRGATDSYQIVESISAGQQVKVIDKFQNAAGETWYRIEYKGITGWARADDFSEAHVSSAFPNVMFAKQDSLLRRGATDSYRSVGSIPAGQQVKVIDEFQNAYGETWYRIEYGGVTGWTRADSFSNQPPSMLVGKRAVIAANDIAMRKGASPYYPVVKTLSNGDVVSIIAEFTNSLGEQYVRAEWAGVKGWVKTEQIYIPKQLPTLLPTFMNVVQSSPVRRGASVHYRAVATVSRGQSVKVIDLFVTNGQELWCRVDLGHVRGWVSEKVLTMSSTMSVPSGVSDTSSVSGQPLTVSVSVANVRQAPSLKAKVVTQLKKGTKLNSLSSAKDASGALWYKVSLNGKTLGWVHETVVTKSYLSPPASQGMQKQVTTANAALFAEPSLSAAVIERIAKNRTVTVLKTTEASPFDWVQVTSASGKTGWMPVFEVKAPSYVYVKQAGTPLRRGASSNYQSLKALAANERLAVLYEYHGWLNVETSNGVRGWVEESSTSTVALNSLVEPTFSTINEDAYLTWKKTSNFRVSYSLLPGNRLKITGSFSYAEVPSTDIPGIQTVEWNGSSLLITFEPGYTFTLRHYSDRLALKILETGLKGKKIIIDAGHGAHDTGAIGPGGTREKDITLDTALLLKEELERAGAIVKLTRSTDIFLELSERTWIANSSDYDAFISIHADSYSRTSRGTTTYYNVSSNFNGPKSEQLAAIVQKHLVQQLGTYDRGHKTQDFYVNRKNELPSILVELAFISNPNEEALLKTKAFRQKAAVGIREGLEEYFSQF, encoded by the coding sequence TTGAAAAAAACGCTTCTTTCCGTCTTGTTGGCGACTTGCCCGCTGTGGCCGTCGGCCGCCTTGGCCGCCGATGGAAGTCCGTCCTCATCCTCACCGACACTCATGGTCGCTGAGCATAACGCTTTGCTGAGGAGAGGAGCGACGGATTCCTATCAAATCGTCGAATCCATTTCCGCTGGCCAACAAGTAAAGGTCATCGACAAGTTCCAAAACGCTGCTGGCGAAACGTGGTATCGCATCGAATATAAGGGCATCACGGGCTGGGCGCGGGCAGACGACTTTTCTGAAGCGCATGTCTCTTCCGCCTTCCCTAACGTGATGTTCGCCAAGCAAGACTCGTTGCTGAGAAGAGGGGCAACCGATTCATATCGGTCCGTTGGTTCGATTCCCGCTGGCCAACAAGTGAAAGTCATAGACGAGTTTCAAAATGCCTATGGTGAAACGTGGTACCGCATCGAGTACGGAGGCGTCACCGGCTGGACGCGTGCGGACAGCTTTTCCAACCAACCGCCTTCCATGCTCGTCGGAAAGCGTGCGGTGATCGCCGCCAACGACATCGCGATGCGCAAGGGGGCATCCCCTTACTATCCGGTCGTCAAAACACTGTCTAACGGCGATGTCGTCTCCATCATTGCCGAGTTCACCAATTCGCTCGGGGAACAGTATGTGCGTGCGGAGTGGGCGGGAGTCAAAGGATGGGTGAAAACGGAACAGATCTACATACCCAAACAGCTTCCGACACTTTTGCCGACATTCATGAACGTTGTGCAGTCCTCCCCGGTTCGCCGCGGGGCGAGCGTCCATTACCGCGCCGTCGCCACAGTGTCACGCGGTCAATCTGTCAAAGTGATCGATTTGTTCGTCACAAATGGTCAGGAACTTTGGTGCCGCGTTGATCTCGGACATGTCCGGGGATGGGTGTCGGAAAAAGTGTTGACGATGTCATCAACCATGTCGGTTCCAAGCGGTGTCTCGGATACGTCCAGCGTCTCAGGCCAGCCGCTGACGGTCAGCGTTTCGGTCGCCAATGTGCGGCAAGCTCCATCTTTAAAAGCAAAAGTCGTCACCCAACTGAAAAAAGGAACCAAACTGAACAGCCTGTCAAGCGCCAAAGATGCGTCGGGAGCGCTTTGGTACAAAGTGTCCCTCAATGGAAAAACGCTCGGCTGGGTGCACGAGACGGTCGTAACCAAATCCTACCTTTCCCCACCAGCCAGCCAGGGGATGCAAAAGCAGGTGACAACCGCTAATGCGGCGCTGTTTGCCGAACCTTCGTTGAGCGCCGCCGTCATCGAGCGGATTGCGAAAAACCGAACGGTCACGGTTTTGAAGACGACAGAAGCATCTCCGTTCGACTGGGTGCAAGTCACCTCTGCATCGGGGAAAACGGGATGGATGCCGGTGTTTGAAGTAAAAGCCCCATCCTACGTATACGTCAAACAGGCGGGCACTCCGCTGCGCCGAGGTGCATCTTCGAACTATCAATCGTTGAAGGCGTTGGCAGCGAATGAGCGGCTTGCTGTCCTTTACGAATATCATGGATGGCTGAATGTCGAAACATCCAATGGCGTCCGCGGATGGGTGGAGGAATCAAGCACCTCTACCGTCGCCTTAAATAGTCTCGTTGAACCGACGTTTTCGACCATCAACGAAGATGCCTATTTGACGTGGAAAAAAACTTCTAATTTCCGCGTCTCCTATTCGTTGTTGCCGGGCAATCGTCTGAAAATCACCGGCTCGTTTTCCTACGCTGAAGTCCCGTCGACCGACATTCCAGGCATACAAACGGTGGAGTGGAACGGCAGCAGCCTGCTCATCACCTTTGAACCGGGGTACACGTTCACCCTTCGCCATTACAGCGACCGATTGGCGCTGAAAATTCTCGAGACCGGACTCAAGGGCAAAAAAATCATCATTGACGCAGGGCATGGGGCGCACGACACCGGGGCGATCGGCCCTGGCGGCACGCGGGAAAAAGATATTACTCTCGACACCGCCTTATTGCTAAAAGAAGAATTGGAGCGGGCCGGAGCGATCGTGAAATTGACGCGAAGCACCGACATCTTTTTGGAGCTGTCTGAACGGACATGGATCGCCAACAGTTCCGACTACGACGCCTTTATCAGCATTCACGCCGACTCGTACTCGCGGACATCTCGCGGAACGACAACGTACTACAACGTATCGAGCAACTTCAATGGGCCAAAAAGCGAGCAGTTGGCCGCCATCGTGCAAAAACATCTTGTCCAACAGCTCGGAACATATGACCGCGGCCATAAAACGCAAGACTTTTACGTCAACCGGAAAAACGAGCTGCCGAGCATTCTCGTTGAGCTCGCCTTCATCTCCAATCCAAATGAAGAGGCGCTGCTCAAAACGAAAGCGTTCCGCCAAAAAGCGGCCGTCGGCATTCGCGAAGGACTGGAAGAGTATTTCAGCCAATTCTAG
- a CDS encoding SH3 domain-containing protein — MMKRKAKWAVAASLAFGMTAGALLFTPSAMKASEEVVLASVDWVTSQLNPMKNDIANLKAQLAAQQQQIQQLQQQLASKPASPSLPSVVYVVKNNAAVRSGASTSYRVITYKQAGASLQVVGAHLTSQGLWYNIILSSSLKGWIYSGDVSTSAVSSDSTKHVIATAAVNIRKGATTSYPIIATVPKGTEMVYIQPFTNSKGEKWYNVQLSDGRRGWMAAEFGEVK; from the coding sequence ATGATGAAACGAAAAGCCAAATGGGCCGTTGCTGCCAGCCTGGCGTTCGGAATGACGGCAGGCGCCCTCTTGTTTACGCCATCGGCGATGAAAGCATCGGAAGAAGTCGTGTTAGCGAGCGTCGACTGGGTGACTTCCCAGCTCAACCCGATGAAAAACGACATTGCCAACCTGAAAGCACAACTGGCCGCCCAGCAACAACAAATTCAACAACTTCAACAACAACTTGCCAGCAAACCCGCTTCGCCTTCTTTGCCTTCTGTCGTCTATGTAGTGAAAAACAATGCGGCCGTCCGCAGCGGAGCGTCAACGAGCTACCGCGTCATCACTTATAAACAGGCAGGGGCTTCACTGCAAGTGGTCGGGGCGCACCTTACTTCCCAAGGATTGTGGTACAACATCATCCTCTCCTCATCGTTGAAAGGTTGGATTTATTCCGGCGATGTCTCGACATCCGCCGTCAGCAGCGACAGCACCAAGCACGTCATCGCCACGGCCGCGGTCAATATTCGAAAAGGAGCGACGACTTCTTATCCGATTATTGCGACCGTTCCAAAAGGGACAGAGATGGTCTATATTCAGCCGTTTACCAACAGCAAAGGGGAGAAATGGTACAACGTGCAACTGTCTGATGGGCGTCGGGGTTGGATGGCCGCTGAATTTGGTGAGGTGAAGTAG
- a CDS encoding SpoIID/LytB domain-containing protein → MKKLAWLAVGLFLLIVSPSASNAAGVKTYNNPVQVLLYKGTSVTVAVEGNYQIVNKETLTITPLPSGTNLTFQSSSSTVFVTYNGKTDFSSTGFTIQETIGAAPLSLVKVNQTRYRGSVDIRRQSNVLYAVNILDMEDYLKGVVPSEMPASWPLEALKAQAIAARNYAYKHKTSLTTNPNTQTYKGYDGESPRSNAAVDATRGLYLKYNGSIIETYYHSTSGGRTANVSDVWNSSQTAYPYLASVDDPYESSPYSRWSFIFSPAVLLRSFGFTDPSVVLYDVSIAKTGANGEVGAVTIETSAGEKTVKGNETTIRKLFPLDGNQFYGILPSNWFDIQVQKSGPSVSIQTASGNIAASSLSSYSVQTGNGTVSLAGVEGIKVQTTDGIVPLSASPSGVSSITVTGKGWGHRIGMSQYGAKAFAERGWTAEQILEHYFRGAEVSFE, encoded by the coding sequence GTGAAAAAATTGGCGTGGTTGGCCGTCGGCCTGTTTTTGCTCATCGTCTCTCCTTCCGCGTCGAACGCCGCTGGGGTGAAAACGTACAACAATCCCGTGCAAGTCCTTTTATATAAAGGGACATCGGTGACAGTCGCCGTCGAAGGAAACTATCAAATCGTCAATAAAGAGACGTTGACGATCACCCCGCTGCCAAGCGGGACAAATCTGACATTTCAGTCTTCCTCTTCGACCGTGTTTGTCACGTACAATGGAAAGACGGATTTTTCAAGCACCGGATTTACCATTCAAGAAACGATCGGCGCTGCGCCGTTGTCGCTTGTGAAAGTGAATCAAACCCGTTATCGCGGCAGCGTCGACATTCGCCGGCAAAGCAACGTCTTGTATGCTGTCAATATTTTAGATATGGAAGATTATTTAAAAGGAGTCGTGCCGAGCGAGATGCCCGCCTCTTGGCCGCTCGAAGCGCTGAAGGCGCAAGCCATTGCGGCCCGAAACTATGCCTATAAACATAAAACAAGTTTGACGACCAATCCAAACACACAGACGTATAAAGGATATGATGGAGAATCTCCACGATCGAACGCGGCAGTGGATGCAACAAGAGGATTGTATCTGAAATATAATGGCAGTATCATTGAAACGTATTACCACTCGACAAGCGGCGGCAGAACCGCCAATGTAAGCGACGTCTGGAACTCGTCGCAAACCGCCTACCCATATTTGGCGAGCGTCGATGACCCGTATGAATCATCGCCGTACAGCCGATGGTCATTCATCTTCTCCCCAGCTGTGCTGCTGCGTTCGTTCGGGTTCACCGATCCATCGGTTGTTTTATACGACGTCTCGATCGCCAAAACCGGCGCGAACGGAGAAGTGGGTGCCGTCACGATTGAAACCTCGGCAGGCGAAAAAACGGTGAAAGGCAATGAAACGACCATCCGCAAACTGTTCCCGCTAGACGGCAATCAATTTTACGGCATCTTGCCGTCCAACTGGTTTGACATTCAAGTGCAAAAAAGCGGTCCATCCGTGTCGATTCAAACGGCCAGCGGCAACATCGCCGCCTCTTCCTTGTCATCTTACTCCGTCCAAACAGGGAACGGAACGGTTTCGCTCGCCGGCGTCGAAGGAATCAAGGTGCAAACAACGGATGGCATCGTGCCGCTTTCCGCCTCGCCGTCAGGGGTTAGCTCGATCACTGTCACTGGAAAAGGATGGGGGCACCGGATCGGCATGAGCCAATACGGAGCAAAAGCATTTGCCGAGCGTGGATGGACGGCGGAGCAAATTTTAGAGCATTACTTCCGCGGGGCGGAAGTCTCGTTCGAGTGA
- a CDS encoding glycosyltransferase family 4 protein codes for MRIIYLCQHFPPETGAPQIRVYEVSKELIKRGHQVEVLTAFPHHPHGVIPKPYRGLFYLFEQWDGIPVHRTWIYPSPKGSFWKRLASYFSFTFSSFYSLLVKAKPTDVIICNSPPLFLGITGYVGAKLKRAKFVFNVADIWPESAVELGILKNRLFIRMARWLELFLYRKAWKIAAATEGIRDYMIEQGKAPEDVFLLPNGVNTDVFRPLPKNKKLLAELGLEGKVVFTYAGTMGYAQGLDSVLRAAAIVKAKDERAHFLFVGDGQEREKLMALKEELGLDNVTFYGSVPVEKMPEIFSITDYSIVSLRNIDLFKGARPSKIFPAIATGTPVLYCGEGESAEILETYHCGKIAPPENPEQIAAAVLELLCLPSEEYEKMAENGRKLAVEQYSWIRIVDDLLHALGDETKRESVWPTEQ; via the coding sequence ATGAGGATCATTTACCTATGCCAACACTTCCCGCCGGAAACAGGCGCACCGCAAATTCGTGTGTATGAGGTGAGCAAGGAGCTGATCAAACGGGGGCATCAAGTGGAAGTGCTCACGGCGTTCCCGCATCACCCGCACGGCGTCATCCCCAAGCCATACCGCGGCCTGTTTTATTTGTTCGAACAATGGGACGGCATTCCCGTTCATCGGACATGGATTTATCCGTCGCCAAAGGGGAGCTTTTGGAAACGGCTCGCTTCGTATTTTTCGTTTACGTTCAGCTCGTTTTATTCGCTGCTTGTGAAAGCGAAGCCGACGGATGTGATCATTTGCAATTCCCCGCCGTTGTTTTTAGGGATCACCGGGTACGTGGGCGCGAAGTTGAAACGGGCGAAGTTTGTTTTCAACGTCGCCGACATTTGGCCGGAATCGGCCGTTGAGCTCGGCATTTTGAAAAATCGGCTGTTCATCCGAATGGCGAGATGGCTCGAGCTGTTTTTATACCGGAAGGCGTGGAAAATCGCCGCCGCGACGGAAGGCATTCGCGATTATATGATTGAGCAAGGGAAGGCGCCCGAGGATGTCTTTTTATTGCCGAACGGCGTCAACACGGATGTGTTTCGCCCGCTGCCGAAAAACAAGAAGCTGCTTGCGGAATTAGGGCTCGAAGGAAAAGTGGTGTTTACGTACGCCGGAACGATGGGATACGCCCAAGGGCTCGATTCGGTGCTGCGGGCGGCGGCCATCGTCAAAGCAAAAGATGAACGGGCGCATTTCCTGTTTGTCGGCGACGGCCAAGAGCGAGAAAAGCTGATGGCGTTAAAAGAAGAGCTCGGCCTTGACAATGTGACGTTTTACGGATCCGTTCCGGTTGAGAAGATGCCGGAGATTTTCTCCATCACCGATTACAGCATCGTTTCGCTGCGCAACATCGATTTGTTTAAAGGGGCAAGGCCGTCGAAAATTTTCCCGGCGATCGCCACCGGAACCCCGGTGCTGTATTGCGGCGAAGGGGAGAGCGCTGAGATTTTAGAAACATATCATTGCGGGAAAATCGCTCCTCCAGAAAATCCTGAACAGATCGCTGCAGCGGTTCTCGAGTTGCTTTGCCTTCCGAGCGAGGAATACGAAAAGATGGCGGAAAATGGGCGCAAGTTGGCGGTGGAGCAATACTCATGGATTCGCATTGTCGACGATTTGCTTCACGCCCTTGGCGATGAAACAAAACGCGAATCCGTTTGGCCGACGGAACAATAA
- a CDS encoding glycosyltransferase has protein sequence MKVALLAPSKSIHTHKWARFYQTQGIDVKVVTFKDHYGPEQAKEVETVVLPKWLPGKLSYFSTVFSLKRLLASFRPDILHAHYASSYGLIGALAGYHPFYVSVWGRDVYQFPNANRWNRRMLEYTFQRADVICSTSRVMAKETGKYTDKPIEVTPFGVDVARFKPLPKQPKRTVTIGTVKALSDKYGIADLIRAFAIVHERHPQTELLIVGDGPQRSEYEELCARLGIQSVTTFAGKVPNEQVPLYINQMDIFAVPSTEDSESFGVAAVEAMACGVPVVVSNVGGLPEVVREGTTGLIVPKNSPEKLAEAFERLLLDERLRQRMGENGVNHVHEHYDWTENAMRMIRLYEQTLKGGGGSR, from the coding sequence ATGAAAGTCGCCTTATTGGCTCCAAGCAAATCGATCCATACGCATAAGTGGGCCCGCTTTTACCAAACGCAAGGCATCGATGTGAAAGTCGTGACGTTTAAAGACCATTACGGGCCGGAGCAAGCGAAAGAAGTCGAGACAGTCGTGCTGCCGAAATGGCTGCCGGGGAAGTTGTCGTATTTTTCCACTGTCTTTTCATTAAAGCGGCTGCTCGCTTCGTTTCGACCAGATATTTTGCACGCCCATTATGCCTCCAGCTACGGGTTGATCGGGGCGCTTGCGGGGTATCATCCGTTTTACGTCTCCGTCTGGGGGCGCGACGTGTATCAGTTTCCGAATGCCAATCGTTGGAACCGACGGATGCTTGAATATACATTCCAGCGTGCGGATGTCATTTGTTCGACAAGCCGTGTGATGGCGAAAGAAACCGGAAAGTATACGGACAAACCGATCGAAGTGACGCCGTTTGGTGTTGATGTCGCCCGCTTCAAACCGTTGCCGAAACAGCCGAAACGGACCGTGACGATCGGCACGGTGAAAGCTCTTTCCGACAAGTACGGGATCGCCGATTTGATTCGGGCGTTTGCCATTGTGCACGAGCGGCATCCGCAAACGGAGCTGTTGATCGTCGGCGACGGGCCGCAGCGGAGTGAATATGAGGAGCTGTGCGCCCGCCTCGGCATCCAATCCGTGACGACGTTTGCCGGCAAAGTTCCGAACGAACAAGTGCCGCTGTATATCAATCAAATGGATATTTTCGCCGTGCCTTCGACTGAAGACAGCGAAAGTTTTGGCGTTGCCGCCGTCGAGGCGATGGCGTGCGGCGTTCCCGTTGTCGTCTCCAACGTCGGCGGGCTGCCGGAAGTCGTCCGTGAGGGAACAACGGGGTTGATCGTGCCGAAAAACAGTCCGGAAAAGCTGGCGGAGGCGTTCGAACGGCTGCTGCTTGATGAGAGGCTGCGGCAACGAATGGGGGAAAACGGTGTCAACCATGTCCATGAACATTACGATTGGACGGAAAATGCGATGCGCATGATCCGATTGTATGAGCAAACGTTGAAAGGCGGTGGAGGGAGTCGATGA
- a CDS encoding glycosyltransferase, with the protein MMKTVLIYYPFSLAAERNSGSKLRPYEMHQAFLRWGAKEGVDVLLIAGTSAEREKQFQELRSQGKLDDVWFCYMENQTIPLWLTDPGHRPQRPFVDRDVLRYLKARNVPIGVFYRDVYWKFPDLYPLRGWKKAAMQMMYRWEERFYERYCDVIFLPSLEMGTYVAIRRPMVDLPPGGKQKPFQRFGTAKQPLNAIYVGGINNADYGLLLLLEAIRLANRRKPLVSLTVVCRKDEYERQPLAVKEELAALQVRVEHVSGEALDRLYAEMDFAFIPRRRSEYNDFSVPVKLVDYLSSGLPIVATACSAQKRLIEADGYGVICDDNPSSMAEAIAKMADMLEECRLRIEQTFMAKHSWEARVEKVKETLVGGLR; encoded by the coding sequence ATGATGAAAACCGTATTGATTTATTACCCGTTTTCACTCGCCGCGGAACGAAACAGCGGGTCAAAGCTGCGGCCGTATGAAATGCATCAGGCGTTTTTGCGCTGGGGAGCGAAAGAGGGAGTGGACGTTCTTCTGATCGCCGGCACGTCAGCCGAGCGGGAGAAGCAATTTCAAGAGCTCCGCAGCCAAGGCAAGCTCGATGATGTCTGGTTTTGCTATATGGAAAACCAGACGATTCCGCTTTGGCTCACTGACCCAGGACACCGGCCGCAACGTCCGTTCGTCGACCGGGACGTTCTCCGCTACTTGAAAGCCCGCAACGTTCCGATCGGCGTCTTTTACCGCGACGTCTATTGGAAGTTTCCTGATTTGTATCCGCTCCGCGGTTGGAAAAAAGCGGCCATGCAAATGATGTACCGTTGGGAAGAACGGTTTTACGAGCGGTACTGCGATGTCATCTTTTTGCCGAGCCTCGAAATGGGAACATATGTCGCGATCCGCCGCCCGATGGTCGATTTGCCGCCGGGTGGGAAGCAAAAGCCGTTTCAGCGGTTCGGGACGGCGAAACAGCCGCTGAATGCCATTTATGTTGGCGGCATCAACAATGCCGACTATGGGCTTTTGCTCCTGCTCGAGGCGATTCGCTTGGCAAACCGCCGCAAGCCGCTTGTTTCGCTCACCGTCGTCTGCCGAAAAGACGAGTACGAGCGGCAGCCGCTTGCGGTGAAAGAAGAGCTTGCCGCCTTGCAAGTGCGCGTCGAGCACGTCAGCGGCGAAGCGCTCGACCGTTTGTATGCGGAGATGGATTTCGCCTTCATCCCGCGGCGGCGGAGCGAGTACAATGATTTTTCCGTTCCCGTCAAGCTGGTTGACTATCTGTCGAGCGGCCTGCCGATTGTCGCCACCGCTTGCTCAGCGCAAAAGCGGTTGATTGAAGCGGATGGGTACGGCGTCATTTGCGACGACAACCCGTCGTCGATGGCAGAAGCGATCGCCAAGATGGCGGACATGCTCGAGGAGTGCCGCTTGCGCATTGAGCAGACGTTTATGGCGAAACATTCGTGGGAAGCGAGAGTGGAAAAGGTGAAAGAAACGTTGGTGGGGGGCCTCCGATGA
- a CDS encoding O-antigen polymerase, translating into MLDVLIWLIVLVASTLMFRYAAGTLSWTAPNLVSIVYYYSFLLSSFIGALLIALGMDDYYMIRKLFRPEEYRQIGFFVVSFVMIVFPLSMVVVSRLCGFEARQEFRAYLQKPLSPLAGATGSQVFYAFLALSLLSFAAIAYMIWKTPTIPVFALLTGTDESLAALRIEASRHFAGNVLVRNIFAITLTPLLSFIAYLFAELTHEWRWKLLFICLFVGAVFVNVYDLAKSPIFFYVMMFFLIRIYIGKTRLSAVKLALYGGVGAAVLVGMYIVIQGVQDATTFLSYNKGPIGRMILAQIAPTFLHLNLFGEALPFLYGKSLPSILTGLFDVENVRSARLVMAHVFPERIEDGTGGVLNTLFVAEAYANFGYVGIVIGTLYVGVVTQLLYIGFLRLPKNPLFLSLFVYFSINIPRTLVGGFTDFLFNPTWVLLVALFGGMALWLRVQGDLRAWFATKRRITDEG; encoded by the coding sequence ATGTTGGACGTGTTGATCTGGTTGATTGTTCTTGTCGCCTCCACCTTGATGTTTCGCTATGCAGCGGGGACGCTTTCATGGACGGCGCCGAATCTCGTGTCGATTGTGTACTATTACTCGTTCCTTCTGTCGAGCTTCATCGGCGCGCTGCTGATCGCATTGGGAATGGATGATTACTACATGATTCGCAAGTTGTTTCGGCCCGAGGAATACCGGCAGATCGGGTTTTTCGTCGTCAGCTTCGTTATGATCGTGTTCCCGCTGTCGATGGTGGTCGTTTCAAGGCTGTGCGGATTTGAAGCCAGGCAGGAGTTTCGCGCCTATTTGCAAAAGCCGCTTTCCCCGTTGGCCGGAGCGACGGGCAGCCAAGTGTTTTATGCGTTTTTGGCGCTGTCGCTGCTCAGTTTTGCCGCCATTGCGTATATGATTTGGAAAACGCCGACGATTCCGGTGTTTGCGCTCTTGACAGGGACGGATGAGAGCTTGGCTGCGTTGCGCATTGAGGCGTCGCGCCATTTTGCCGGAAACGTGCTCGTTCGCAATATTTTTGCCATTACGCTCACGCCGCTTTTGTCGTTTATCGCTTATTTGTTTGCCGAGCTGACGCACGAGTGGCGGTGGAAGCTGCTGTTTATCTGTCTGTTTGTCGGGGCGGTGTTCGTCAATGTGTATGATTTGGCCAAATCGCCGATTTTCTTTTATGTGATGATGTTTTTCCTCATTCGCATTTACATTGGAAAAACAAGGCTGTCGGCGGTGAAACTGGCGCTGTATGGGGGAGTGGGGGCGGCGGTGCTCGTCGGCATGTACATCGTCATTCAAGGGGTGCAAGATGCCACGACCTTTTTGTCTTACAACAAGGGCCCGATCGGCCGCATGATTTTGGCGCAAATCGCGCCGACGTTTCTTCATTTGAATTTGTTCGGCGAAGCGCTGCCATTTCTTTATGGAAAAAGCTTGCCCTCGATTTTAACAGGGTTGTTTGACGTCGAGAACGTCCGCTCCGCCCGCCTCGTGATGGCGCACGTGTTCCCGGAGCGGATCGAGGATGGAACGGGAGGGGTGCTCAATACGCTCTTTGTCGCTGAGGCGTATGCGAACTTTGGCTACGTTGGAATCGTCATCGGCACGCTGTATGTCGGTGTCGTGACGCAGCTGTTGTACATTGGGTTTCTACGGCTGCCAAAAAATCCTTTGTTTTTAAGTTTGTTCGTTTATTTTTCCATTAACATCCCCCGCACGCTCGTCGGTGGGTTCACCGATTTTTTGTTCAATCCGACCTGGGTGCTGCTCGTGGCGTTGTTTGGCGGAATGGCGTTATGGCTGCGGGTGCAGGGGGATTTACGGGCATGGTTTGCAACGAAAAGGCGAATCACTGATGAGGGATGA